From the Deinococcus sonorensis KR-87 genome, the window CTGCGCCGCAGCCGGCCTGCAGGCCCTCTTGAGCGCGCCGTTTGGGCCGGAGCGGAAGCGCTTCATCGAACGGTGTGACATCGCGCGTCTCCAATTGACCTTTGCCACCTGCTTCACATATTCTGTACGGTGAATCTGAACACTTAGGGGAAGTGTCCAGGCCACTCATATCGTCATGACTGCGACGTCGTTATCTATCTGCACTGTCGGCAACTGGGGGGAAGGTTTGGAAACCTTGAAGGTATCGGGGAAATCGCGGCCGAACGCAGTGGCGGGGGCCATTGCGGCGCTGCTCAGAAGCAACGGCGAGGTCGAGGTGCAGGCCATCGGCCCGGCGGCCGTGAATCAGGCGGTCAAGGCCATCGCCATCGCGCGCGGGTACATCATTCCGGAGAACCTGGACCTCACCACCCAGCCGGCCTTCGTCAAGCTCGACATCATGGACGAGGAACGCACCGCCGTGAAGTTCAACATCCAGGGCGTGCGCCTGGGCAACCCAGAACCGCGCTCCAGCTGACCTGGCAGCGCCCTGCGCGCTTACCCTCATCAAACTTGATACCTCCGCGCTAAGATTCAGGTGGAGGTTCTGCCATGATCTTCGGCCCCTACACCCTGCTGATTCTGCTGATCTTCGCCGCGTCCCTGCTGATTCAGGGCTACCTCAGCCGCACCTACGCCCAGTGGTCGCAGGTACGCAACGCCCGCAACCTGAGCGGCGCCGAGGTGGCGCGGCGCATGCTGGACCAGCACGGTCTCCAGCAGGTCCAGATCGAGCTGGCCCCGGGCCGGCTCTCGGACCACTACGACCCGCAGCGCAAGGTGGTGCGCCTCTCGGCGGACAACTACCGGCTGCCCAGCCTGGCTGCCGCCGCCGTGGCCGCCCACGAAGTGGGGCATGCCCTGCAGGACCACAGCCACATGCCGGCGCTGGCGCTGCGCAGTCAGCTGGCGGTGCCGCTGGGCCTGGGCATGAACTGGGCGCCGTGGCTGCTGCTGCTGGGCATCACGCTGCACTTCACCGGGCTGATCTGGCTGGGCGTGCTGCTGTTCGGGGCGGCCCTGGCGTTTCATCTGATCACCCTGCCGGTGGAGTTCGACGCCAGCCGCCGCGCTCTGACCTACCTGAGCGGCAGCGGGCTGCTCAGCACCCCGGAACTGCAGGGGGCGCGCACAGTACTCACCGCCGCCGCCCTGACCTATGTGGCCGGCTTCGCCATGGCACTGGTGCAGTTCCTGAACGTGCTGGGTCTGGCACGCAACCGCAGCTGAGCGCGTTCTTGAGCCGGAGCGGGCCATCCACAGCGGGTGGCCCGCTATGCTGAGCCGCATGACTGTGCCCACCCCCAAGAAGGCCAACCCGGCCCGTTCCCTGGCTATGCGGGTGCTGGGGACCGTGCTGGAGTCTGCCAGCTTTGCTGCCCCTACCCTGGACGACGCGCTGCAACAGGCCCGCCTCAGCGCGCGGGACGCCGGTCTGGCCACCCACCTGGTGTACGGTACGCTGCGCCACCTGCCGGTGCTGGACGCTGCCCTGGCGCCACTGCTGCGCGGCCCCACCCCGCTGCACACCCGGGTGCTGCTGCTGTGCGGCAGCTTCGAGAAGCTGGTGCTGGGCACGCCGCCGCACGCGGTGGTCAACGAGTACGTGACGCTGGCCCGCCAGGGCAAGCAGCCGCCCGGCCTGATCAACGCAGTCCTGCGCCGGGTGGAGCTGCTGGGGCCGCTGGACCCGCAGTCCACCCTGCCGGCGTGGCTGGCGGACGAATACCGCGCGGCCTACGGAGACGCGGCCCCGGCCATCTTCCAGAGCCTGCTGGAACCGCAGCCGCTGTGGCTGCGGCTGCGGCCCGCCGGCGTGGAGGCGCTGGAGGAGGAGGGCGGCACGCTGGAACCGGGGGCGAATGACATGTACCGGGTGCAGCTGGGTCGCCCACTGCGTGACAGCGCCGCCTTCCGGCAGGGCTGGGCACAGCCGATCAACCCGGCCAGCCTCGCCTGTGTGCAGGCGCTTGGCGACGTCTCGGGCCAGCCGGTGCTGGACCTGGCGGGCGGCGCGGGCGTGAAGGCGGCGATGCTGGCGGCGGCCGGAGCGAACGTCACCAGCGTGGACGTGGTGGAGGGCAAACACCGCGCCGCCCGGCGCAACCTGGAGCGGCTGGGCCTGCAGGCCCGCTTCGTGACGGCCAACCTGACCGCCACCCCGGACCTCTCCCCCGCGCCCGCCGTGCTGCTGGACGCGCCATGCACCGGCAGCGGCACCCTGCGCGCCCACCCGGAAATCAAGCTGCGCCTGACGCCGGCGTCGGTGCAGGAACTGGCTGACCTGCAGGGCCAGCTGCTGGACACAGCGGCCCAGCTGACCCTGCCGGGCGGGGTGCTGGTCTACAGCGTCTGCAGCGTCACGCACGCGGAAGGGCCGGACATGGTGGAGGGGTTCCTGAGCCGGCACCCGGAGTTCCAGCCGGAACCGCTGCCGGATCTGGATGTACCGGCCGTCCCGAGCGGCCAGGGCGTGCTGACCGTGCCGCTGGACGGCATCGACGGCTTCTTCATTGCCCGGATGCGGCGCCAGGATTGACCCGCCGCCTGACGTTCAGGTCAGGCGGTCCAGATGACCTGCGTCCGCGATCCGCAGCAACTGCGGTGGCTGACCGGGTGTCCAGAGCAGCTCAGTCAGCGCCGCGTTGCGGTGCTGATACTGGCCGGCCAGCCACGTGTCGCGCTCGTCCTGGCCGCTCAGCCGGGCAAGCAGCGCGGTGAGCGCCGCCCCGTGCGACACCACCACCACGGCCTGCTCCGGCTGGAGCGGCAGCGCCAGCAGCGCCGCCTCGAACCGCATGCCGACGGCCCGCAGCGACTCGCCGCCCGGGTAGCCGAAGTGGCCGTCCGGCGCGGTCATCTCGGCGGCGCGCTCGTGCATGTCGCGGTAGGGCCGGCCGCGCCAGTCGCCCGCATGAATCTCCTGCGCGCCCTCCAGCACCGTCAGCGGCACACCCAGCCGCTGGGCGATGGCCAGCCCGGTCTGGCGCGCCCGCAGGTACGGGCTGGCATACACCTGCACCGGCGGCGGCCGGACGGCGGCCAGCACCTCCGCCACCGCCCGGGCCTGCTGCCAGCCGAGTTCGGTGAGCGCGTCCTCGGCGCTGTCCTCGCCGCGCAGGCGCTGGGTGATGTTGCCGTCCGTCTGGCCGTGGCGGATCAGATACAGGCGAACGGTCGGCGCGTCGGAGGTCATGCCTGTGAGGGTAGCAGGCCAGCCGCCTGCCGCACGGCCCACACCACCACGGCGGCCCCCTCCAGCAGCTCCCGCACCGTCAGACCGCCGTAGCCGAGCAGCAGCGCCTGCGGCGCCGGCCCCTGGGTGTAGCTGTCCAGCGTGCTGACCCGCACCCCGCGCTCCAGGCAGACCGCCGCGATCTGCTGGGCCTTTAGCGGCGCGCTCAGGTGCAGGCAGGCGTGCAGCCCGGCCTCGATGCCGCCCAGCCGGGCCAGCGGCGCGAGCGGGGCCAGCTGCTGATGCAGCAGCGCGCTCAGCATCCGGTAGTGACGGCGGGTGCGGCGGATGTGCCGGTCCAGGTCACCCTGCTGCAGCAGATGCGTGACGGCCACCTGCACCGGCCACGCGCTCCCCGAGTCGGCCAGCACCTTCTGCCTCAGCAGGGCCGGCAGCAGCGCCGGCGACGCCATCAGGTACCCGAGCCGCAGGGCCGGCGTCAGCACCTTGCTGAGGGTGCCCAGGTACAGCACCCGCCCGCTGCGGTCCAGGCTGGCCAGGGTGGGCAGCGGCGGCGCGCCGTACCGGTACTCGCTGTCGTAGTCGTCCTCGATGATCAGGGCGTCGTGCTGCTCGGCCCAGGCCAGCAGCGCCAGCCGCCGGGCGGCGCTCATCCGCACCGCCAGCGGGTACTGATGGCTGGGCGTCACGTAGACCAGCCGGGCCGCCGGCAGCTGTTCCACCACCAGGCCGTCCTGATCCACCGGTACCGAGAGCAGCTCCGCACCGCTCTCGGCCAGGGCAGTGCGGGCCAGCCGGTAGCCGGGGTTCTCGATGGTCACCCGGTCGCCCGGCCGCACCAGCCCCCGCGCGATCAGGCCGATGCCCTGCACCGCGCCGCCCGTCACGATCAGCTGCTCCGGTCGGGCCGGCAGGCCCCGGGAGCGGCCCAGATAGGCGGCCAGCGCGGCCCGCAGTTCCTGTTCTCCAGCCGGGTCCCCGTAGTCGTTGGGCGGCAGCTGCCGGGCGGCGTGCTGCCAGCTGCGCTGCCATGCACGGCGGTCCAGGGTCTGCAGGGTCGGCTGGCCCAGCCGGAAGTCCAGGGTGCCGGCCAGCGGTGCGTCGGTCGGCACCGGCAGGGTGTCCGGCAGCCAGCCGGGGGCCAGCGGCGCCGTGACCGGCGCCGGCAGCCGGGCCGCCTGCACGGTGGTGCGGCTGCCGCCCCGGCTGCCCAGATAGCCTTCCAGCGTCAGCTCGCTGTAGGCCTCCACCACAGTGCCGCGCGCCACGCCCAGCTGCGACGCCAGGCTGCGGCTGGAGGGCAGGGCCGTACCCTGCGGCAGCCGGCCTGCCTGGATCGCCGTCCGCAACTGCTGGGCCAGCTGCGCTGCCAGCGGTCCAGCGCCGTCCCGCTGCAGGCTCGGCTGGAACGGCAGCTCCGGCCCGCTGCGAAGTGGTCCAGTTGAAAGCGTCAGAACTGGTGCTGTCGGGTGATCCATCTGCCGGGTAGCCTAGCAGAGATGATCCGACCCGTGCCGAGCGCTCCCCCGCCGATTCAGTCCGTTCTCCTGACGTCCGCATTGCTCGTCCATCACCTGACCACCTCTGCCTGGATGGTCCTGGCATGACTTCCTACTACGACCCGACCGTCCGGGACCCCTCCATCTCCCGCCGCCCGCTCAACCGCCGGGACGACGCCTGGATCCGGGCGCTGCTGGAGCGGGTGAAGGTGTGCCGCATCGCCACCGTCTGGGACACCCTGCCATTCGTGAATCCCACCAGTTTCGTGTACCGGCCGGCCAGCCACGACGTGATCTACCACTCGAACCTCGCCGGGCGGGTGCGCGCCAACACCGAGCGCCAGCCGCAGGTCTGTTTCGAGGCGTCGGAGATTGGGGCCTTTCTGCCGAGCAACGACCCGCTGGAACTCACCGTCCAGTACCGCAGCGTGGTGGCCTTCGGAGGAGTGCGGCTGCTCCAGGGCGATGAGGCGCGGCAGGCCCTCTACGACCTCTCGGTCCGCTACTTCCCGGCGCTGCGGCCCGGCCAGGAAACGCGCCCGATCACCGACGATGATCTGGCCCGCACCAGCGTGTACGCCCTGCAGATCGAGCGCTGGAGCGGCAAGGAGAACTGGGCGGATCAGGCGATCCAGACCGACAAATGGCCTGCCCTCTCCGACATTCATATGCAAAGTATTTGACAGATTTTTCTTACACTTGCATACTGAGAGCACCGTAGCGTCCGGCAGTGCCGGCACCAATGTTCCGCTGCCCCGTCCCGTACACTGAAGGCACACGCGGCACGCCGGCCCCAGGCCGGACGCCGCCGAAGGAGGACCCATGACCGCGACAGAGAATCCGCAGACCCAGCCCACCGACTGGCTGGAAGTTGAGCAGCGCCTGGACAGTGGCGTGTACAGCAAGCACCAGGTGGTGATGGTGCGCGGCAAGAACGCCACCGTCTGGGACAGCACCGGGCGCGAGTACATCGACTGCGTGGGCGGCTACGGCGTGGCCAACGTCGGGCACAGCAACCCGGAAGTGGTGCGCGCCATCCAGGAGCAGGCCGAGCAGCTGATCGTGATGCCGCAGACGCTGCCGAATGACAAGCGGGCCGAATTCCTGCAGGAGCTGGTCAGCGTGCTGCCGGACGGCCTGAACCGGGTGTTCCTGTGCAACAGCGGCACTGAGGCGATGGAGGCGGCCAAGAAGTTCGCCATTACCGCCACCGGCCGCACCCGCTTCGTGAGCATGAAGCGCGGCTTCTCCGGGCGCACCCTGGGCGCGCTGGCCTTCACCTGGGAGCCGAAGTACCGCGAACCGTTCGGGGCCGCCGTGGACAACGAGCATGTCTCGTTCGTAAGCTATGGCAACCTGGACGAGCTGCGTGCCGCCCTGACCGACGACGTGGCCGCCGTGATCATGGAGCCGGTGCAGGGTGAGGGTGGCGTGCGCCCCGGCACGGTGGAGTTCCTGCAAGCGGCCCGTGAGCTGACGCGCGAGCGCGGCATCCTGCTGATTCTGGACGAGATCCAGACCGGTTTCTGCCGCACCGGGAAGATGTTCGCCTGCGAGCACTCCGGCGTGGTCCCGGACGCCATGACGCTGGCCAAGGCGATGGCGGGCGGCGTGCCGATCGGCGCGCTGGCGATGACCAGGGACGTGGCCGACAAGATGCCGGCGGGCGGTCACGGGACCACCTTCGGTGGCAACCCGCTGGCCATGGCCGCCGGCGTGGCCGCCATCGGCTTTATGAAGCGCGAGCGGCTGTGGGAGCAGGCCCAGCAGAAGGGCGAGTACTTCATGCGGCGGCTGCGCAGCATCCAGAGCAGCAAGATCCGCGAGGTGCGCGGCCTGGGCCTGATGATCGGGGTGGAGCTCAAGGAGAAGAGCGCGCCGTACATTCACGCCCTGGAACACGAGGAGGGCGTGCTGGCGCTGCAGGCCACGCCGCTGGTGGTGCGCTTCCTGCCGCCGCTGACCATCAGCTACGAGCAGATCGATGGGGCGGTCGAGGCGTTTGCCCGCGTGCTGGGCGCGCCGCACCCGGAAGCGGACACCCTGAAGGAAGGCATCCAGACCGAATAACGAACGTCGTCCTGTCAGAACGAGTCCGCGCCCTGTGCCGGGCTCGTTCTGCTGTGGTGATGAACCTCTCCGCCACCCGGCCCGGCCCACTCCACTATGCTCGCTGCTATGACCGACACCCTTCCTGCCCGTCCGCTGGCCGCCGGTCAGCCGTACCGCGTCGAGCGCCACGTGCTGGCCGGCATCCCCTGCCTGATCGAATGCCCGGACCATGACGGGCCGCTGAGCGCGCTGTGCGTGGTGCTGCATGGGGCCTACAACAGCAAGGAGGGCAAACTGGGTGTGTATCCGGAGCTGTGCGCGCACGGGGTGGCGGTGGTGCTGCCGGACGCGGCCCTGCACGGCGAGCGCCAGGACCCGCAGCACTCGCCGGACGTGCTGGGCGAACGTAACTACGTCTGGACGGCCGCGGCCCGCACCTCGCACGAGATGGGCCGGCTGATCGACGCCCTGCACGCCCAGTACGGGCCGCTGCCGGTCTGGGCGGTGGGCAGCAGCATGGGCGGCTACACGGCCCAGTTCCTGGCCCTGCAGGAACCGAGGGTCACGCGGGTGGCGGCCGTCATCACGGCGGGCGTGTGGCAGGACCCGCGCGCCACCCTCCCGGAAGCGCGCGCCTATCTGGACGGTTTCCGGCCGGTCCAGCACGCCCGGCTGGCGCCGCCCACCGCCCTGCTGCTGCTGAACGGCACGGCGGACGAGGTCTTCCCCCTGAGCGCCGTGGAACAGACGGTCCAGGCCTACCGGGCCGCGTATGCCCAGGCCGGCTGCCCGGAGCAGTTCGAGGCGCGGCTGTACGAGGGCGTGCCGCATTACACCAGCCGCGGCATGCAACGTGACGTGGTGCGCTTCCTGCTGGACGGCCTGCCGACCGCTACACTGCGGCCATGACCAAGGCCGCCCCCCCTCAGGTGCAGATGTTCGGCCTGAAAAAATCCAGCGCCACCCGCGCCGCCGAGCGCTTCTACAAGGAACGGCGCGTCAAGGTGATCTTCGTGGACCTCGCCAGCCGGCCCATTGCACGCGGTGAGCTGAACCGCTTCGTGCAGCGCTTCGGCCTGACGGCCCTGCTGGACCTGGAAGGCAAGACGTACGAGCGGCTCGGGCTGGCCTACCTGCGGATCAGCGAGGAGGGCCTGATCGAGCGTGTCATTCAGCATCCGGAGCTGTTGCGGCTACCACTGATCCGCGCCGGCAAGGTGCTGACGGTGGGTGAGGACCCGGCCGGGTGGGCGACCACGCTGGACCAAACCTGACCGAACTTTGAGAAGTCCCGCAAGACGGCAGCGAAGCGGTTCAGCTTGGCATCAGTGACGAACGCCACCATAGACCCATGAACAAGATCCTGCTGACCGCCCTGATCGCCCCCGTTGCCCTGGGCACCGCGATGGCCGCCCCCAAGATTTCGGCCCAGAGCATCATCGTGAACCCGGTCGAAACCAGCCTGACCGTCAAGGTCTGGACTGACCGCGACAGCACCGGGACGCAGACCCCCAACTACAACGTCGGCGACCGCATCCGCATCTATACCAGCGTCAACCAGGACGCCTACGTCTACCTGTTCAATGTGGACCCCAACGGCAAGGTGGACCTGATCCTGCCCAACCGCTACGCGGGCGGCGCCAACTTCCTGAAGGCCAACACCGTCAAGGCGTTCCCCAGCGCCGGCGACCCCTTCACCTTCGACATCGCGGCGCCCTACGGCGTCAACAAGGTGCTGGCGCTCGCCTCCAAGACCCAGCTGAACCTCGACCAGATCGCCGACTTCAAGAGCCAGAACGCCCAGGCCACCAAGTTCGCCGACGTGAACGTGCAGGGGCAGGGCCAGCTGGCCCAGGCGCTGAGCATCGTGGTCAACCCGGTGCCGCAGAACACCTGGATCTCTGACATCGCGTACTACAACGTGGCGGGCGGCACCAGCACCACGCCCCCGGTCCAGCCGGTGCCGGTCCAGACCCCGCCCACCCAGCCCCAGCAGGGCGGCTACCCGGCCTACAGCGTCACCAGCCAGACCGAATGGCGCACCGCCTTCACCAGCTCCACCGCCACGGCGGCCAGCGTCTACAACTTCTACACGGCCGAGCTGCAGCGTCAGGGGTTCACGCTGGTCGGTACCCGTCAGGAGCGCAGCCGGATTGCCGGTCAGTTCCGGAGCAACAGCGGCACCGCCGAGCTGCGGGTCTCGGAGAGCGGCAACAGCAACCGCTTCGATGTGGTGATCATCCGCCGCAGCTGAGCGGCCCTACCCTTCCACTGCAGCGCCGTCCCATTGTGCGGGACGGCGCTGCGTTTGTGTGCCATGCCTGTCAGAGGCGGCCCGCTACACTGCGGGCCGTGAATCGTTATGCACGTACCCTCCTTGCCCTGCTGCTGACGGCGCCGCTCAGTCTGGCCGCGCCGCCCGCCCAGACGGCGCCACACCCGGTGTCGGCCTACCTGCCGGCGGTGGGGTACGTGCATCAGAGCTACAACAACTGCGGCCCGGCCTCCATCGTCAGCGTGCTGAACTACTACGGCCTGCAGGCGGATCAGGCGGCGCTGGCGCAGGTGCTGCGGCCCCGGGGCGGGTACATGGTGGCGGGCGTCATCGATCCGTTCGTGCAGCGCTACGGCCTGCGGGCCAGCCGCTTCCGCAACGGCAACCCGGAACACCTCCGCCAGCTGGTGGCGGCCGGTATCCCCGTCATCGTCCTGCAGTGGCTCAATCAGGTGGGCGGCATCCCTCACTTCCGGGTGGTGCGCGGCTATGACGATGCGTCGGGCCGCTTCTACCTCTCGGACCCGCTGTACGGCGCCAACGTCTACGTCTCCTACGCCGATTTCCAGCGGCTGTGGGGCGTCTATGGCCAGGAGTTCATCCCGGTCTACCGCCCGCAGCAGGCGGCCCTGGTGGGGCGGCTGCTGGGCACCCGCAGCGTCAACGGCCTGTAACCGTCGGGGCCGCCTGAAGGCCTCGGCGCGTGTTAGCCTGCCGGGATGCCGGATGACCGTCTGACCCTGGCCCTGGACACCGCTACCCCCCATCTGAGCCTGGCCCTGCTGGGGCCGGACGTGGCCCTCAGCCGGGTGGTGGAGGTGGGACGCGCCCATGCCGAGCGGCTGCCGCAGGAGGTGCAGGCGCTGTTCCAGGAGGCCGGCCTGCCGCTGCGGGCGGGCCGGATCGTGGTG encodes:
- a CDS encoding stage V sporulation protein S, which gives rise to METLKVSGKSRPNAVAGAIAALLRSNGEVEVQAIGPAAVNQAVKAIAIARGYIIPENLDLTTQPAFVKLDIMDEERTAVKFNIQGVRLGNPEPRSS
- a CDS encoding zinc metallopeptidase, translating into MIFGPYTLLILLIFAASLLIQGYLSRTYAQWSQVRNARNLSGAEVARRMLDQHGLQQVQIELAPGRLSDHYDPQRKVVRLSADNYRLPSLAAAAVAAHEVGHALQDHSHMPALALRSQLAVPLGLGMNWAPWLLLLGITLHFTGLIWLGVLLFGAALAFHLITLPVEFDASRRALTYLSGSGLLSTPELQGARTVLTAAALTYVAGFAMALVQFLNVLGLARNRS
- a CDS encoding RsmB/NOP family class I SAM-dependent RNA methyltransferase, yielding MTVPTPKKANPARSLAMRVLGTVLESASFAAPTLDDALQQARLSARDAGLATHLVYGTLRHLPVLDAALAPLLRGPTPLHTRVLLLCGSFEKLVLGTPPHAVVNEYVTLARQGKQPPGLINAVLRRVELLGPLDPQSTLPAWLADEYRAAYGDAAPAIFQSLLEPQPLWLRLRPAGVEALEEEGGTLEPGANDMYRVQLGRPLRDSAAFRQGWAQPINPASLACVQALGDVSGQPVLDLAGGAGVKAAMLAAAGANVTSVDVVEGKHRAARRNLERLGLQARFVTANLTATPDLSPAPAVLLDAPCTGSGTLRAHPEIKLRLTPASVQELADLQGQLLDTAAQLTLPGGVLVYSVCSVTHAEGPDMVEGFLSRHPEFQPEPLPDLDVPAVPSGQGVLTVPLDGIDGFFIARMRRQD
- a CDS encoding histidine phosphatase family protein; amino-acid sequence: MTSDAPTVRLYLIRHGQTDGNITQRLRGEDSAEDALTELGWQQARAVAEVLAAVRPPPVQVYASPYLRARQTGLAIAQRLGVPLTVLEGAQEIHAGDWRGRPYRDMHERAAEMTAPDGHFGYPGGESLRAVGMRFEAALLALPLQPEQAVVVVSHGAALTALLARLSGQDERDTWLAGQYQHRNAALTELLWTPGQPPQLLRIADAGHLDRLT
- a CDS encoding PLP-dependent aminotransferase family protein, whose translation is MDHPTAPVLTLSTGPLRSGPELPFQPSLQRDGAGPLAAQLAQQLRTAIQAGRLPQGTALPSSRSLASQLGVARGTVVEAYSELTLEGYLGSRGGSRTTVQAARLPAPVTAPLAPGWLPDTLPVPTDAPLAGTLDFRLGQPTLQTLDRRAWQRSWQHAARQLPPNDYGDPAGEQELRAALAAYLGRSRGLPARPEQLIVTGGAVQGIGLIARGLVRPGDRVTIENPGYRLARTALAESGAELLSVPVDQDGLVVEQLPAARLVYVTPSHQYPLAVRMSAARRLALLAWAEQHDALIIEDDYDSEYRYGAPPLPTLASLDRSGRVLYLGTLSKVLTPALRLGYLMASPALLPALLRQKVLADSGSAWPVQVAVTHLLQQGDLDRHIRRTRRHYRMLSALLHQQLAPLAPLARLGGIEAGLHACLHLSAPLKAQQIAAVCLERGVRVSTLDSYTQGPAPQALLLGYGGLTVRELLEGAAVVVWAVRQAAGLLPSQA
- a CDS encoding pyridoxamine 5'-phosphate oxidase family protein, whose amino-acid sequence is MTSYYDPTVRDPSISRRPLNRRDDAWIRALLERVKVCRIATVWDTLPFVNPTSFVYRPASHDVIYHSNLAGRVRANTERQPQVCFEASEIGAFLPSNDPLELTVQYRSVVAFGGVRLLQGDEARQALYDLSVRYFPALRPGQETRPITDDDLARTSVYALQIERWSGKENWADQAIQTDKWPALSDIHMQSI
- a CDS encoding aspartate aminotransferase family protein; its protein translation is MTATENPQTQPTDWLEVEQRLDSGVYSKHQVVMVRGKNATVWDSTGREYIDCVGGYGVANVGHSNPEVVRAIQEQAEQLIVMPQTLPNDKRAEFLQELVSVLPDGLNRVFLCNSGTEAMEAAKKFAITATGRTRFVSMKRGFSGRTLGALAFTWEPKYREPFGAAVDNEHVSFVSYGNLDELRAALTDDVAAVIMEPVQGEGGVRPGTVEFLQAARELTRERGILLILDEIQTGFCRTGKMFACEHSGVVPDAMTLAKAMAGGVPIGALAMTRDVADKMPAGGHGTTFGGNPLAMAAGVAAIGFMKRERLWEQAQQKGEYFMRRLRSIQSSKIREVRGLGLMIGVELKEKSAPYIHALEHEEGVLALQATPLVVRFLPPLTISYEQIDGAVEAFARVLGAPHPEADTLKEGIQTE
- a CDS encoding alpha/beta fold hydrolase — translated: MTDTLPARPLAAGQPYRVERHVLAGIPCLIECPDHDGPLSALCVVLHGAYNSKEGKLGVYPELCAHGVAVVLPDAALHGERQDPQHSPDVLGERNYVWTAAARTSHEMGRLIDALHAQYGPLPVWAVGSSMGGYTAQFLALQEPRVTRVAAVITAGVWQDPRATLPEARAYLDGFRPVQHARLAPPTALLLLNGTADEVFPLSAVEQTVQAYRAAYAQAGCPEQFEARLYEGVPHYTSRGMQRDVVRFLLDGLPTATLRP
- a CDS encoding ArsC/Spx/MgsR family protein; amino-acid sequence: MTKAAPPQVQMFGLKKSSATRAAERFYKERRVKVIFVDLASRPIARGELNRFVQRFGLTALLDLEGKTYERLGLAYLRISEEGLIERVIQHPELLRLPLIRAGKVLTVGEDPAGWATTLDQT
- a CDS encoding DUF4384 domain-containing protein, whose product is MNKILLTALIAPVALGTAMAAPKISAQSIIVNPVETSLTVKVWTDRDSTGTQTPNYNVGDRIRIYTSVNQDAYVYLFNVDPNGKVDLILPNRYAGGANFLKANTVKAFPSAGDPFTFDIAAPYGVNKVLALASKTQLNLDQIADFKSQNAQATKFADVNVQGQGQLAQALSIVVNPVPQNTWISDIAYYNVAGGTSTTPPVQPVPVQTPPTQPQQGGYPAYSVTSQTEWRTAFTSSTATAASVYNFYTAELQRQGFTLVGTRQERSRIAGQFRSNSGTAELRVSESGNSNRFDVVIIRRS
- a CDS encoding C39 family peptidase — its product is MNRYARTLLALLLTAPLSLAAPPAQTAPHPVSAYLPAVGYVHQSYNNCGPASIVSVLNYYGLQADQAALAQVLRPRGGYMVAGVIDPFVQRYGLRASRFRNGNPEHLRQLVAAGIPVIVLQWLNQVGGIPHFRVVRGYDDASGRFYLSDPLYGANVYVSYADFQRLWGVYGQEFIPVYRPQQAALVGRLLGTRSVNGL